acccgccccaggcACCCTCTCACGGGCCGAGGCCACGGGGGCGGGTCGCAGGGCGCGCTCACCTTCATCACGTTGTCCACGGTGAAGCCCGTGCCATCGGTGCCCAGGTCTCTCAGCAGCCGGGCCAGCAGGTCCATCTGACTCTGGGCCAGGTGGGCCGAGGCGTTGGCCTTGAGCGGCTGCACCAGGTAGGACGGGACCATCTGGAGGGACCTCACTTCCTTGAACAGGGCCAGCTCCTGCAGAGACCGACCCCTCACGCCTGCGTCGGGGAGGGCGCTGCGGGCGGGCCGCGAGACCGCACACGCTCCCCAGGTCGGCTCTGAGGGGGACGCCGGGCGATACGGGGTGGGGGTCGGTGACCGCCCCCCGACCGGGCCGGTCCTACCTGAATGAAATTGGAGGCCACAGCTCGCAGACGAGCGGACGAGTCCCCGGTCCTCGCGAGCAGGACGGGCACCGTCCTCTCCACGCAGTGCGCCGTCTCCAGCTTGCCCAGCCTGTGCCTGGGGATGTACTGGGTGATGATCATCTTCAGCAGCTTCAGCGAGGCCTGGaacacctggggggggggggacggaggCAGGGGGGCCGCTGGGACGCACACCCCGCAGCCCTGCCACAGCGCGGAGGTCTGGCGGCGCCTCCCAACGCCTGAGGTCTCTGGAGCAGTAAACCCTGAGGTGGACACTCGTGGGGGGAGGGTCACAGGGGACAGCGAGGCGGGAGCTGACGGTGATTCCGGTGGCCAGGTGGCTTCCCGGCTCCTGTGACtctggggagggacagggctCCGTGCGGGGACCCCGGGCACCGCGGGCAAGGGGCTCACCGGGGTCACGATGTCTCGGATGGCCCTCCTAACGAGAAAGACGGCCGCCCGCAGCGCGCTCTTCAGCTCCTCCCGCTGGGCCCCCACGGGCAGGCCGGCCAGCCGCTCGTGCAGCGTGAGCAGCGTGGCCTCGCGGTGCGACCACGTCTTGGAGTAGGCCCCGGCCACCTGCGGGCGGAGTCCGGCTCCCTCGGTGGGCGGGTCGGCGACACCACCGCTGCCACCAGGGAAGAGCTCTCCGATACCGGGGCCTCTCCAGAGCGAGTGCGTGCGCTCGGAGAGAGAAATCGCTTCCCTAACCTGGAAACCCCGGGACTGCGCTGGGTCGCGCAGAGTGGGGGCAGCTCCCGGGAGGGCCGctgccaggctgggggcagggggccacgCTCGGGCTGGCAGGACGAGACTCTCCGTCCTGTCCCGTTTCTCCAGCactaccccgccccccccacaggctggcgctcacgggggcgggaggggcctgTCTGGGGGACACGCTGGCGAAGGCTCACGGTGGAGCTGCCGCCGCCCAGAGTTGGGGACGGGCGGGAGGCTGCCCGGTTGGCTCACGAGGACAAAGCACCGTCACACGCGGGGCTCTCCCCTgggccctccccccgcccggcCACCGAGAGCGTGCTGTGGGCGTGCCCTCATGCCCTCGGCCCCCAGCCCCGTGCGCGGGTGCGGGGACCGGACAAGGGGCCGCTAGGGACGCGGCGGGCTGGTGGGAAACTCGGTGCCCAGGAGGGCTCTGCAGAGACCCTGTGCCGGGACGGACAGGGGGACCCCGAGCCCGTGAGGCCCGGGGCACCGCTGGGGACGGGAGCACAGAGCTGCGGCTGCCCTGCTGTGCGAGCCCCTGCGAGGGCCGGGCTCCTGGGAGGGGGGGACGGGGCTGGGGACGCGGGAGCACAGCCGGAGGAGAGGGGCCCGGACCCCAGACGGACAAACGGACGGACAGAGCCCCTCACAAGGCCACAGGCAGCGGTCGGCTGGCTGAGCAGAGCCGCGAAGACGGGACGCTGTGGACGCCGCTCAGTCacggggcgggggatgggggtcGGAGCCCATCAACGGCGTGTGccatgcacacgcacacgcacacgtgtGCTGGTCTCACTCACCAaggtctctcccagcacctcgaCGGCGGAGCTGGCTTCCCGCAGCGCCTTCTCCGTCAGGGGCTCCGGCTCGCCCAGCGCGCCCCCTCTCGGCGCCTTGCCGGCATCCACGTCACTCTTGTCTGGCTCCCCGGGGGCTGCTCCGGGCAGCTTGCGGGCCGCAGGGAGAGGCCGCTCGTCGTAGGGCAGGGGCTCGCGCTgcgggagagggaggggctgccgaGCTCCGTGCGGACCCCCAGCCAACTGAGGGACCCCGGTGCCCTGCAGCGAGCACCGTTCAGATGAGAGGACACGGCAGAGGAGGTGCCATGAGGCCTCACGGCTCTCCAGCCGGCCTCCTCGCAGCCTCCCGCGGCGGCGGTGGGCGCTGCCTCAGCTGCCCCAGCCCTCCCGCCAGCGGGCCCCTCCACAGGCGTCCGTGCCCCTCATGGGTAGACACCGGCAGCAGCTCAGAGGACGCAGCATGCCCCCCTCGGGGGACGGGGCAGCAGCCGGCGGAGGCCCAGACTGTCGGGCTGTGGAGGGGCCCCCATGCGGTGTGACTGCATTCCGGTCACTTGCGTCACCGAGTTCTGGCTTCGGTGCTGACCTGCCCACGCCGGCAGCCAGACAGGACAGGGTCTGGCTGTTCTGCACCCCAATGGTCCCCTGCACCGGGACAGCCCCcggcaggaggcagggctcacACGTGTGTCTGCGGACCGAACCACCCGGGACTGAACTGCGCCACCTACGTGGGCCTCGAGGCGAGGGTGTGGGGCGGGCGAAGACGGCGGGTCCGCAGTGCGGGGCTGGGGGGCGCCGTCCGGGGAGCGTGCCGAGGGCTGTTCCTGCAGGGAGGGTCCCGCGAGCCGGGTTTctgcccccctctcctctggcggCGGTGGTGGCAGCACTGGCGGTGGGTGGCGAGGACTTCCAGGACGCACGAGGGGCTGCAGCGGCAAGTCGAAGGGCCTCCGCacctggggacagagggacaTTTCCTTCCCAAGGCCACCGCACCCCAGACCCTCGGGGCCCTCGTGGGGGGGCAGAGTGGGTGTCCGCACCGAGGACAGCCCATGGGCGCAGCGCTCACCGGCCTGCACGGCCACCGCGTGCACCGCACGTGCCGGCCCGGCGTGGCTGTGCGCACTCTCTCGTGGTCACCTCAGCGGGGACCACCGCTCGAGGCATGCCACCGGGGCTGGACCGGAGCACTGTGCTCTGTACCCCGTGTCTGCAGACACAGGGTTCCCTCGTCCTCATAGCAGCGCTGGGCGTGGTGACAGGTGTCTCACTGGTGCCCACCACTGCCCCTGGGGAGTGTGACGGGGACGCTGAGgcgcagggtggaggaggagtgAGCCCGGTCACTCAGCTGGAGGGGGGGTGGCAGTGCCCCCCAGGTCGGGGGCCCGGCCTGCTGCTCTGTAGCTCAGGTGCACACGGCTGCCTGTAGGGGGGGTCCTAGGGCAGGGCAGCGCCGCCAGCCCAGGCCCGGGGCTGCTCTCCCACACGCTCCTGGGGCACGCGGGGTGGGGCTGTCGGTAGCTCGGcctcacaaatgaggaaacacgGGGAGCGAGGTCCCCCGGCTCCACCTGGGCCCCCTTCTGCTCCACTGTGCATCCCCCTGGTGCCTGCTGAGGCCGAGGCCACCCGGGGCGGGCACACAGGAGCTGACGTCGCCGGGCACGGCACACCATCAGGTTTCGCGGCGCGGTGGCCAGCTCCGGGGACGGCGGCACGGGGCCCCTCCCCGCGCGAGCGTGCCTACCAGCTCGGCGTCCACCAGGCTGTGCAGCTGCAGCTGCGCGTAGGCCCGGCTGCGGTACTGCTCCATCTGCCGCTTCTTGTGCTTGGCCAGGTCGTAGTCCTCCTTTTCCACCGCGCAGCGCTTCTCCACCTCGTACCGGCCCAGCCGCTCCCCGACCTGCGGCACAGGGCCCGCTGTCCCTCCCCCGCCAGGCGGGCCGCGGGGGTGCTGGGCCCCGGCGGGCGTGCCCCGAGGTGGCGACGGCGGGAGGCACGACcgcaccgccccacccccacacacaagaACCCGGGCCCCACCAGCATCTGAGGAACTCCGAGAGTTCGCGGTGGTGATTGGGGCCCCTGGCACCCCCCAACCCGGCATCGTTGGGGCGGCGCCTGCAGAGGGCTGCACGGGCGCCGGGCCAGGACTCGTCCCCAGGCGCTGGTGCGCACCGGGCGGGGCCCCGAGTGACCCGGTCACGGCCTTCGGAAGCCCACCTTCTGCAGGTCGGCGATGGCTTGCTTCAGGCTCTTGGCGAAGTCGTACCGCTCCTGCTGGACGGCTTCACGCTTCCGCTCGTCCAGCCTGCGGATGATCTGCGCCACCTCCGGGTCCTGGTACATGTCGAAGGCCAGGTCGTCCAGCGGGGAGATGTAGTCGGACTTCCTGCGGGAGGACCGAGCGCGTGAGAGCCAGGGCCCGCCACAGGAGACCGCGGGGAGGGGCCCTGCGGGGGCAGTGCTGACGGCATGGTTGGGACCAGGTCCCCGGCAGGCCCTGCCTCCGGAACCGTCACGGCTTCAGGTCACAGGCCCGCCCGGGGGGTGCCAGGCCACACGGCGCGTGCTCTGGCCCTGACTCGGCAGCCCGTGCCAGGctctgcctggggcccagggggcaGGACAGTGGGCGGGAGTCGGGTAGGGACGGGAGAAAACCGATGCCGGACGCACACACACCAGGCGCCATCCCTGCACCTCCAGCGGCTGCGGGGGTCGAGGGGGGGCCGCAGGCGTCCAACCGTATGCCTCCTCGGGGCCGCCACCAGGGGTGTCGAACATCGTCACCAGCCATCAGGCCCTGCAGGGGGTCAGGAGACCCCTCCCCGAAGGCACGGCCTCTCTGGTCACCTGACCAGCCCACTTCTGACatcccctcctgcctctctcccctctgggccCGACTCGAGCAAGGATGCCGCCAGTGTAGTGACCCGGCAAACTGGCCGAGGGCAGGTttccaggcctccctccctctgtggcgACAGGAGGTGCGCCGCCGTCAGCGCCGACCCGGGTCTGCACAACTGGGTGTCCCGCCCGCGGCTCAGGACGCTGTGAGTGTGGCCCGACACGAAACCGTAGACCACTGAAAACGCTGAGACTGTTTATCATCACGACGTATTTGACGTGGGGCCCAGGACACCTCTTCTTCCCCCGGCAGGCCCAGGGCCGCCGCAAGCCTGGGCGCCTCTGCTTAACGTGGGACGAGTCACAAAGACCCTGGGTGGCCAGCGTGTGCGATCATGAATTCCGACAGGACTCGAGGGACAAgcgcccccccacacccccctcctgGGACCCAGGCCCTCCGCAGCCCCGAGCAGGGCCGGGGGCCAGGGACGCCTCAGCGGTGACACGCCCCACCGTGTCTGCACAGCCACGTGACTGTTTTCACCCAAACGCAGACCACGCGCTCCAGTCTCCGGCGCTCTGCCTTGTCACAAACACCCCACGCGGAGAAGGGACGGCACGCAGCACCCGTGCCGAGGCCCCACGGCCGCCGGCGGGGCACCGAGCAGCTCCTCCAGTCTCCGCAGAGCGTCCCACTGCGGTGCAGCGGACAGCCGTCTGGGACCTGCGCCCACAGCGCCTGCCTGGCCTTTCGCAGGCCTCCCGGGCCTTCGGGAGGCCCTCTGGGGGGCGATGGGGCTGGCTCAGCGCTGTCCCACGTGCCCGACTGCAGCAGGACCCCAGTGACCCGGGAGCTCCCCGCGGAGGCACCGGGGCTGGCTGTGCCGCCCTCCCGGCTGGGCGCAGCGCGGCAGGTGCGGGCGGTTGCAGTGAGGGTGCTGTCAGCGTGGGGAGAGGCCTCACCAGAGCCCCCCcgtgccctgcccccccaccccagtgtctCTGACCCTCtcctggcagggtgggggtggggctggggcagacaCTGAGCAGCTGGGGGGGTCAGGGAAGTCGCTTCTGTCCTTCGGTCGGATGGCGGCCCCCGTGGAGACCGGCCTGCGGAGAGCCGGGCTCACCGTCCACACAGCTGGCGGAGCCCGTGCCCCCGGACGACCCCAGGGCCTACTCCCTGCCGCGTGCGGACAGAGGAGGCTGGCTTGAGCGTCTCAGCGGGTgcggctcagcggactgagcgctGCCGGCCTGTGAAACTAcgggctgcaggttcgattcccagtcagggcacaggcctgggctgtgagccaggtccccagtagggggcatgtgagaggcaaccatacgttgatattcctctccctctctttctccctccctcccccctctctaaaaataaataaaatcttaaaaaaaaaacaccctggtATGATGTGTATTTCTCACTTCTTTAAAGAACGAAGTTTAAAGTCTAGTAACTGTTAAGTTGGGTCAGTTAACACCTTTCGTTTTCATCCGCGAGTTTGCCGGTGCCAGCACAGTGCCAACGGGTGGCCGGCGGGTCTTTCTTCCAAACGCACCATCTGGTGGGACCGTGCCCTCAAGCAGCCGACCCGACCCGACCCCGTCGGAGGTGCAGCCGGCTCTCGGCCGCCCTCCTCCTGCAGGCGACTCCACTCTGCCGACGCTGAGCAGGCCCCGAGGATCGCCGCGGTGGGGGTGGGCCCTTACCCTGTACACGTGCCTTCCAGAGCGGGGTCCTCTGCGCTGTGCCCCAGGTAGTGGTCAATCAGCTTCTCTCGAGAGGCCTGTGGGGGCGGCAAGCTCCACTCAGGGCCTCAGAGGAGACGGGGAAGCGGCCCAGAGCCCCCCCTAGGGGCGGTGTGACCCAAGGACGCTGCCAAGTGTCAGTGACCCTCGTCTCGTGGGGGGCAGCCACGACTCTCGAGTGAAAGAAAGTTTACACCCTGGCGggggtggctcagtggcctgagtgccagccagcctgtgaactgaagggtcgcctgttcgattcccagtcagggcacatggctgggctgcgggccaggtccccagtagggggcgcacaagaggcggccacacacggatgtttctctccctctctttctccctcctttcccctctctctaaaaataagtgaaagctttaagaggagaaaaagttAAATTACTCAGTcaattttacaaagattttaagACACCTTTTGCGGCGACAATAAACCCTTCCCTCCCGTTAGAAGTAAATTCTCCTCTTTGGAAAGGGCACCTCCCACACTTACGAGGTTGCTTTCTTCCCCGAAGTCCGCGGGGTCTCCGATGATGTTCATCGCCACCAGCGCGACCTAcgagggggaggggccagcagaAGCGGAGCATGACGGGCTGGCGACGGCGCGGACCCTCTGTGACGGCCAGCCCGGGGGCAACGGGATGACGCATGCTGACACGCAGTAGAACCCGCTCCCGGGCAGAATTACCGACGACAGCTGTCGCCCGTCACATACAGTTTAGCTACGGTTCTAACGCTGACCCAAGTGGCCCCCGTAAAGGTGGAAGGGTGCTAAACAGTAACAGCTAAAAACctcgtttgttttttttaaccctcacctgaggacgtgcttactgattttagagaggggaacgtggggggtgggggggggagagagggagagacatcaacgtgagagagaaacactgacgggttgcctctcacgtgtggCCCGACCCGGGGCCGAACCCGCAGCCTTTAGGTGTACGGGACAGCCTGCAGCCGGGGCAGAGCCGGCTCTCATGGAGCCGCTCACGGAGCTGCCGGTCCCAGGTCATGCACGGGCCTCACCAATGAGATGACCTTGGTGGACCAGACAAGGAACGGAAGCCGAGGCTCACACAGCTCGGTCTAAGTCAGACTGTcactgcagggggaggggcccccGGCCCGTGGGGACCCCGAGGTGGACAAGGCCCACGGCCCGGCCAGGGCTCCTGTGGCTCCCTGCACCTCCCGGGCTGCTGGCTCCCGCCCCGAGAGCTGGATGCTCCCCCGTAAAGGAGGTGTGGAGCACGCCTTTCCGGAGAGACACAGGCCCCACGGCCCCACGAGGAGccgggcaggtgggcaggcggcggccgaggggcgggcgggcgggcggcgcaCCTGGTTGTAGATGTTGTACTTGTTGGCGTGGTTCTGGTGGAAGATCAGCTTCAGGAACTGGCCTGCCGCGTCCACGTACACCGACTTCAGCTCCCGGGCCTTGCAGCCCGTCTTCTCGTTGTCGCAGAGGGACACGTACCTGAGGGCGCACAGTCGGCCGTGTGGGCGGGACCGCGTGCTGGCCGGGGAGAGGGCCCCGTCCCCGCGCACCACGCGGGTTTCAGTGAGCATGAGGGGGGTCTGGGGTGGGCACCCCGGGGAGAAAGCCCGGCTGCGCGATTCTCCTCGGTCGGTCGGTCCCCTTAAGGCgagttctgtgtgtgtggggcgggcGGGCCAGGAGGCAGCCCGGTGGGGGCCCCGCTGGCTGACCcaggggcgcgggggggggggggggggggaacaggcAGAGGGCGGCTCCCGGCCCCGCCTACCCAAGCCTGCGGAACCGCTCGGCCTGGCAGGGTGCGAAGTACTCGGGCAGGCTCTCGCTGACGTAGAACTCCACCTTGCTGGGGATCATGTACTGGTGGGCCAGCAGCTGCAGCTTCCTTATGCGGCACCGCTCCACCATCTGGACCACGATCTCCTGCGGGAACTGGCAGAACCTGGGGCAGACGCGGCTGGTTTCCACCTGGCGCCGGGCCCTGCCCCGGGacggccctgccccagccccctgggAGCCCCGGGCCCTGGTGACAGGACACGAGGGGACGAGGACACCTCCGGCCCTTCCCAACGCCGCACGGTGGGACCGGAGGCCCGCAGTTAGGACTGGGCCTGACCTGCCCGCCCCCAGTGAGTGGCATGCGGGGTGGCCGGGACGGGGCCGCAGGGAGCCCCGAAGTCCACCGCAAGGGAAACGCGAGCCTCTTCGGCGGCCGTCCCGGCGGGCAAGACGGAGCCCAGGGACTCCCCGTGGGAGCCCCCCACACACCTCAGGAAAGCCTGCTCGCAGGGCCTGGCCCTGGTCAGCCCCCGCCGCCCGTGTCcagcgtgcccccccccccccccccgtgcgtGCTCAGCATCTGGAGGAGACCCCTGCACTGTCCACGCTGGGGCTTCCCGCTTCCCAGGAAGTGACGCAGCGCACTGGGCCCTAACCTGGACGCGGCAGAGCCACCGCGCCGGCACAGGCCTCCCGGGGAGTGACCACAACCCCGGCCAGGGGTGCCATGCTGGAGCTGGCGGGCATCCAGAGCAGGGGACGCACCCGAGGACGGCCGGTCGGGAGAGGCCCTACCGCCACCTGAGCCCCCGGCCTCGGCGCTGCTGCCCACTGGCCTTGCGGCCCCGTCCTCACTCTGCCCCTCCGCCCAGCAGTCACTCTCCGAGAACTGGACGAGGCTGCTGTCCGACCTTCCCACCCATGGGTGCCCTGCTCCCGCCTCACCCAGCTGACCCTCGCTACAGCCAGCCGGCTTCCCCCGCTCCCAGTCCACCCCCGTCGGACACAAACATGCTCCAGAAGCCCCAGTCTGAGAAAGCCCTCCCATGTCCCTgcctcaccaccccccccccgccccccccagtttCCCAGCTGCCTTCCCCACCAACCACCCTCGGGAGCCCTTAGGAGTGAGCAGTGCGGAGTCAGCGGGGCAGCTTctagcaccccctcccccaccccccacagggggCCCCCTGTCCCGGCCCCACACCCCTTTCACGGGCcactcctcccccagggccccgccccctgaccTGGACTGGGCCCCGGGCTGGGTTCCAGGCCCTCCTCTCCACAGTCACAGGCAGCCTGTCCTCCCTGGGGCTTTAAGACTCCCCTACCCATCGGGGGCCCTAGCTGCTGTGGCTGAGCCCCACCCTAGAATCTCGGTGGCGACTTCCCTTTCCCTGCAGGAACCTGGAAGGCGCTACCCGACCGTGGCCCCAGCTACCCCCAGCTACCCCCACCCACGCAGGGCCCAGCCCACCCTGACGCTTCCACAGGCGGAGCAGGCCTCCTCCCAGCCTGGACTCCCGCCCGGCTCGCTGCTGGCTGACATGGCCTTTTCCCGTGGGTAGCCTCCTCCTCACGGAGCGAGGCTACCCCCACCCACGCAGCCTCGCTCGGTGgaccccagggaggaggggaattaCTGCGTGGACGTGAACCTGGGGAAACCCCCACAGCCATGGGGAGCGCCGGCCCCTGCAGACAGGGCCTCTCCCACGCCCGCACGCCCGAGGGGCAGGCGCGCGCTCCTCAGGCCCACGAGGAGCCGGACAGGAACCGGCAGTGAGCCGGGCTGTCACAGCAGTCCCGTGTGGCCGTGCGCTGTGACTGGGTCCCTGTGTCCAGGTCCTGCCTCGGGCCTCGCAGGACCTCCCCAGTGTCACCACCCCGCGCTCTGGGGCCGAGGCTAAGTAAGGAGAAACAGGTGCCAGACACAAGTGCTGAGACGCTGTGGCTGCACATCGGACACTGAGGCAGCTGCTGAGGGACCCATGGGCGGGGCGTGCCCACAGCGTGGGGACGCTGGACAGAAGGGCGGTTCATGCCCGGGCGAGACAGCTGGAGACTTGATCACGTGGCTCAGAACAGCACAGACGTGCAACTGTAAACTGTGTATTTCTGGGCTGTTCCGTTGAAACGTTTTTGTCTCGTGGTTGAACCACGGGTTCCTGCGACCGCCACCAAGGGGGCACTGCTGCGTGCGCATCTCCGAGGGCCACGGAGGGACGAGCGGGAGAGCGGGCAGGGGGCGAGAGGGGGCTGGTGCCTGCGGGCGGATGGGGGGGACGCATTCTGGGGGCGCCTCGCCCGGCACTCCCCGACGCCGAGTTTCCGAGCGGCGCAGTCGTCAGAGCAGTGCAGCCGGCGGACACCACCCAGACACGGACACCCCCGCGCCGGCCGCCGGCCGCACGCAGCTGCAGGGGACGCTGTGGTGAGGTCGGTCTCGGCACAAGGACTGTTACTGCTCTGCGAGGAAAAGAGCCctttgttgtaaaaaaaaaaaaaaaaaaaagcaccacaAAAACCTCCAAAATTGCTCAAAGAAAGCAGAGACGACTGACAGAGACGTGAAGCTGTGTGGTTTTCAAAGTCCTTGGAACTCGGTCTGATCCAGCTGCTCACGCGCAGCCGCAGGGTTCACAGATGGGTCACGAGCACCCTTCAGCCTGACCGTGAGGTGAAGCagacgtcccccccccccccggaaaaaCGGGCAGCCCCCGACCGCTCTCGGGACACGAGCTCGGGCCCGAAAGAGCCCTCGCCCGGGCTCCAGCTGCTGGCGGGGCCGTCTGCGCTCTCGGGGAAGCACCTCGCCCTCTGCGGGTTCCAGACGCTTCCAGCTCCCAGGCAGGAGGACACTGGAGGGGCTCCCCTGTGCCAGGCAGGACCCGcgctgcccccctccccgagGGGCTGCTCCTGGGGGCGCCCGAGCACCCCCTACCCTGGGCCGACAGAGCCCCCGCCCTCTCCTGCGGGAACCGGCTGCGAGG
This Phyllostomus discolor isolate MPI-MPIP mPhyDis1 chromosome 5, mPhyDis1.pri.v3, whole genome shotgun sequence DNA region includes the following protein-coding sequences:
- the CEP104 gene encoding centrosomal protein of 104 kDa, with product MPHKIGFVVVSSSGHEDGFSARELMIHAPTVSGWRSPRFCQFPQEIVVQMVERCRIRKLQLLAHQYMIPSKVEFYVSESLPEYFAPCQAERFRRLGYVSLCDNEKTGCKARELKSVYVDAAGQFLKLIFHQNHANKYNIYNQVALVAMNIIGDPADFGEESNLASREKLIDHYLGHSAEDPALEGTCTGKSDYISPLDDLAFDMYQDPEVAQIIRRLDERKREAVQQERYDFAKSLKQAIADLQKVGERLGRYEVEKRCAVEKEDYDLAKHKKRQMEQYRSRAYAQLQLHSLVDAELVRRPFDLPLQPLVRPGSPRHPPPVLPPPPPEERGAETRLAGPSLQEQPSARSPDGAPQPRTADPPSSPAPHPRLEAHREPLPYDERPLPAARKLPGAAPGEPDKSDVDAGKAPRGGALGEPEPLTEKALREASSAVEVLGETLVAGAYSKTWSHREATLLTLHERLAGLPVGAQREELKSALRAAVFLVRRAIRDIVTPVFQASLKLLKMIITQYIPRHRLGKLETAHCVERTVPVLLARTGDSSARLRAVASNFIQELALFKEVRSLQMVPSYLVQPLKANASAHLAQSQMDLLARLLRDLGTDGTGFTVDNVMKFAVQALEHRVFEVREAAVRVVLDMYRQHRAPVLDYLPPDDSAARRNVLYRTVFEGFAKIDGRPTDAETRAQKRAATEEAEKQKKEEIKVLQGQLAALREMQAEFQEQESEAAKAEAPGTYAARRGAAPPSAPGAPESHCLDNLCIFCGERSAAFTEEGLDLHYWKRCPMLTRCEHCRQVVEICSLTEHLLTECDRRDAFGRCFRCSEAVLKEELPAHLRTRGCHPAKPEKLANRCPLCHENFEPGEEAWKAHLMGPAGCTMNLRRTHVLHKAPPPPQGRGPAAAKAGSSGPKAGSKIPTPKGGLSKSSGRTLTKR